In Candidatus Dormiibacterota bacterium, the genomic stretch GGGTGTCCTGGGTGTTGCCCCCGATGATCTCCTGGGCGACCCGGAAGAGGTCGCTGCGGTTGAAGAGCACGTCGGGGTCGGTGATGTGCACCGACCCGTAGGCCTGCGCCTGCGCCTTGAAGAGGTCCTCGGGGTAGCGCAGGTGGCTGCGCAGCGACTCGGGCATGCTGGAGATCGGCTGGAACAGGCCGGGGTAGATGTCGCTGTAGGAGGCGGTGAGCGGCTCCGAGGGATCGACGGCGTACAGGGTGGTCTGGCAGGTGCGGGCGTCGACCACCGCCTTCACCGCGTTGCGCATGTACGAGGTGCCGTCGCTCTGCCGGAACGCCTCGGGGAAGAGGTCGCTGGCCACGTAGGCGTCGGCGACCACCTGGAGGTGCCCGGTGCCGGGGTCGGCGACCACGTACGGGTCGCCGTCGAGGCGCAGGAAGGGGGCCAGCTGGGAGATGCGGTCGCGCACCTCGCGGTGGAGGAGGACGCGGCTGTCGGAGGTGAGCGCCGAGGTGAGGAAGAGGTCGAAGCCCTTGAATGCGCTCAGCGAGATCGCCAGCCGGTCGAGCCCCCCCGGGTTGCGGATGCCGCCGGGGAGGTTGCCGTAGGTCGCGGTCTGGTCGCCGTTCTGCGAGGGGTAGTCGAACTCCTTCTGGGTGGTGTTCACGACCACCGGCTGGGTGGTGGCCAGGCCGCAGTACAGCCGCGGGTCCTTCACCGCGAGGTCGGGCGGGGCGTCGGGCGCCACCAGCTGGAGGGGCTGCCGGCCGGCCAGGATGTCGGGCTTGCCCTCGGCGCCGACCCGGTTCACCGAGACCGCGGTGATGCCGTAGCCGTGGGTGTAGATGAAGCTGCGATTGACGAAGGAGCCGGCAGGGATGTCCGCCTCGGCGACCTCGCGTGAGGAGAGCATCACCTCGGTCTCGCCATTCGGAGAGGGGTAGCGGTCGACGGTGATCGAGGGGAAGGTCTGGTAGCTGCGGCTGCGGTCGATCTGGTTGAAGACCTCCTGCAGCACCCGGAAGTCCTGGATGCGGATGTTCTTGGTGGTGCCCGCGTCCGCCACCAGGTCGGCGACCGTCGGCGGCTGGGGCGGGCTGCCCGGAGGGGTGCCGAACTGGGTGGTGACGACGTTGCGGTCCGGGGAGAGCCCCCAGGCGGTGCGGCTGGTGCTGAGGAAGTCGGCGATCGAGGAGCGCTGGGCGGTGAGCGCGTTCGGGTTCACCGAGGTGGCCCGGTAGATCGCGGTGGGCACCCCCTGGGCCACCCCGGCGAGCAGCAGCCAGCCGGCGAGCAGGCCGCCCAGCACCGCCGCCGCCCGGTAGGCGGAGGCGCCGCGCAGCATCACCAGCGCCGCCACGGTGATGAGCGCGAAGACCACCGCGACCCACTGCAGCGCCCCGAGCACCGGGCGGAGCACGTTCCGCTCGACCGCGTCGAGGCCGATGAAGTTGCCGTGGTCGCTGGTGGTGAGGTGGAAGACGCCGTAGTGGGCGCCCAGCGCCGCCAGCACGAAGATGGCCACCAGCACCATCCCGGCATGGCGGACCGCCGCCGCCATGCCGTCCCGCGGGGTGCGCCCCACCGGCGGCCGCAGCGGCATCGGCACCTCCTCGGGGGCGGTCTCGACGGCGACGCAGAGGCCGGCGAGGCCGATCGCGCCGAGCAGGCCGACGACGGCAGCTCCCCAGGCGATCCCCTGCAGGTCGTCGAGCACCGGCAGGGTGAAGACGAAGAAGGAGTAGTCCCGGTGGAAGACCGGGTCGGTGGCGCCGAAGTCGTGGTGGTGCTGCCAGAGGAGGATCTCCTGCCACTGGCCGGCGAGCCAGGCCCCGGCGATGATCCCCGCCACCACGGCGAGGGCGATCCCCGCGAACACCGCGATCCGTCCGCCGGAGCGGTCGAGCGCGCCCGCGGCGGCGGCGAAGCCGGGGATGTTCAGCGCCACCAGGGCGCCGCAGAGGAGGAAGCCGATGATGAAGAGCACGATCTTCGCCAGCAGCGGCGTCCAGAAGACGTTGGTGTGGTCGAGGTTGCCGAGGAACAGGTACTGGACGCGGAGGTCGACGAGCGAGAAGGCGACCACCAGCACGACGATGAGCACCACCGCGATGGCGATGAGGATCCGCCTGCGCCGGGGCATCAGCGGACCGCTCCGCACCACACGCGGGCGGCGGCCCGGCGGCTGCTTGCGGAAGAGGTCGGCTGGATCGAACCCGAAGTCGCTCATGCGATCAGCGCCGCAGTGTAGCCCCCGCGGCAGGCGGCCTGAACCGCGGCGGGGTCAGCGCCGCTGCAGCAGGAGCCGGATGTCGAAGGGCTCGCGGCGGCGCCGCACCCGGCGGGAGGTGACCTCGGGGCGGACCTGGAGCATGTAGGGCTCCTGGTGCCGGAGCACCTCCTCGATGGCGTCGGCGATGAGCATCCCCGGGTGGATGGTGGGGACGCGGTCGGCCACCAGCTCGGCGACCTTCTCGTTGACGACGGTCATGTCGAGCTCGTGGGCCTGCTCGAGGACGTTCAGGCAGTCGTCGAGGCGGCGCAGGCGGATCCGCCGCTCCCCGTCCTCGGGGCTGATCGGCACGGGCTGGGTCATGGCCGGAGAAAATAGCGCATCGGTGGGCCCGTCGAAGCTGTGGTGGTCACCCCTCCCCCCTGCCGGTGCCGGCTAGACCCGGGCGGGCGCCGCCGGGGCGCGAACGCCGGTGATCTCGGTCTCCACCTCCGGCGACGGCTGCTGGGCGGCGGCCTCGACCGCGGGCGATGCCCAGAGCACGACCTCATCGGAGGCGGCGGTGGCGGTGTCGACCGGCCCCCCCGGCGAGACCCGGGTCTCACCTCCGAGCAGCTCCGCGACGAGCATCAGCACCATGGCGACTCTCCCGGTGAGGGCGCAGCGGCACCCCGGGGTGGTCGGCGAACCCCACGATCATACCCGAGGCCCCGCCGAACCGAGGGTCAGACCGCGGCGGCGGCGGGCTCCGTGCCCCGGGGGCGGCGACGGGAGGCAGCCCGGGGGCGGGCGACGGCGGCGCGGCGGGGGGCCTCCGGGAGCAGCGGCCGCAGGTACCGCCCGGTGGCGCTGATCGGCGACGCCGCCACCTCCTCGGGGGTGCCGGAGGCGATCACCTCGCCGCCGCGGTCGCCCCCCTGGGGCCCGAGGTCGATGACCCGGTCGGCGGTCTTGATCACGTCGAGGTTGTGCTCGATGACGATCACCGTGTTGCCGGCGTCGACGAGCCGGTGGAGCACGCCGAGCAGCTTCTCCACGTCGGCGAAGTGCAGGCCGGTGGTGGGCTCGTCGAGGATGTACACGGTGCGCCCGGTGTCGCGCCGGCTCAGCTCGGTGCTCAGCTTCACCCGCTGCGCCTCGCCGCCGCTCAGCTGGGTGGCGGGCTGGCCGAGGCGGATGTACCCGAGCCCCACGTCCTGCAGGGTGTGCATCTTGCGGGCGATACGCGGCTGGTTCTCGAACAGCACCGCGGCCTCGTCGACGGTCATCGCGAGCACGTCGGCGATGCTCTTGCCACGGAACCTCACCTCCAACGCCTCACGGTTGTAGCGGCGGCCCTTGCACACCTCGCAGGTCACGTAGATGTCGGGGAGGAAGTGCATCTCGATCTTGATCATCCCGTCGCCCTGGCACGCCTCGCAGCGACCGCCGCTGACGTTGAAGGAGAAGCGGCCGGGCTTGTAGCCGCGCACCCGCGCCTCGGGCAGCTGGGCGAAGAGCTCGCGGATGTACGTGAACACGCCGACATACGTGGCCGGGTTGCTGCGCGGGGTGCGGCCGATCGGCGACTGGTCGACGTTGATCACCTTGTCGACCGCGTCGAGGCCATCGATGCCGCTGTGCCGTCCGGGACGCTCGCGGGCGTGGTGGAGGTGCTGCGCCAGCCTGCGGTAGAGGACGTCGTTGACCAGCGTGCTCTTGCCGCTGCCGCTCACCCCGGTGACGCACGTGAACGTGCCCAGCGGGAAGCTGACGTCGATGTCGCGCAGGTTGTTCGCGCGCGCGCCGCGCACCGTCAGCGCGCCCGGACCGCCGCCGCGCCGGCGATGCGGGACCGGCACTCCGCGGTCGCCGCGCAGGTACTGCGCGGTGACGCTGTCGGGGGTTGCGAGCACCTCCTCGAGGGTGCCCGCCGCGACCACGTGGCCGCCGTGCTCGCCCGCGCCCGGGCCGATGTCGACGACGTAGTCGGCGGAGCGGATGGTCTCCTCGTCGTGCTCGACGACGATCAGCGTGTTGCCGATGTCCCGCAGCGCCACCAGGGTGTCGATGAGCTTGCGGTTGTCGCTCTGGTGGAGTCCGATGCTGGGCTCGTCGAGGACGTACAGCACCCCCATCAGCTTGCTGCCGATCTGGGTGGCCAGGCGGATGCGCTGCGCCTCGCCGCCGCTCAGCGTCTGCGCCGAGCGGTCGAGGGTGAGGTAGTCGAGGCCGACGTCGTTGAGGAAGCCGAGGCGCTCGCGGATCTCCTTGAGGATCTGACGCGCGATCAGCGCCTCACGCTCGGTGAGGTGCAGCTCGTCGAGCCGGCACAGCGCCGCGACCACGCTCTGCGCGCAGAAGTCGGCGATGCTCATGCCGTCGACGGTGACGGCGAGGAACTCCGGCTTGAGCCGCCTGCCCGCACATGCCGGGCAGGGACGCTGCATCATCAGCCGCTCGATCTCCTGCTTCACCCAGTCGGAGTCGGTCTCCCGGTAGCGGCGCTGGAGGTTGGGGATGACGCCCTCGTAGTGGGCCTCGAAGTGGCGCGCCCTGCCGGAGTGGGAGACGTAGCGCATCCGCACCGTCTCGTCCTTGGGCAGGCCGTGCAGGATCACCTTGCGCTGCGCGTCGTTCAGGTCGCGCCAGGGTGCGTCGACGGGGATCCGGTACCGGGCCGCCACCGCGTCGACGACCTCGGCGAGCCAGCGCTGCGACGGCCCCCTGGTCCAGCCGGCGAGCGCGCCGCCCATGATGCTGAGACTCGGGTCGGGAACGACCGCCTCCTCGTCGACCTCCATGCGCAGGCCGAGGCCGGTGCACACCGTGCACGCGCCGTGCGGGCTGTTGAACGAGAAGTTGCGCGGCGCCGGCTCCTCCATCGAGATGCCGTCGTAGACGCACGCGTAGTCCTGGCTGAAGAGCATCTGGCTCAGCCCCGACGACTCGTCCACCGGGATGATCAGGATGACCCCGTCGGCGAGCTTCGACGCCTGCTCCAGGGAGTCGTTGAGGCGCGAGCTCAGCTCGGGACCGATCACCACACGGTCGACAACGATCTCGATGTCGTGCTTGTACTTCTTGTCGAGGGTGATGGTGTCGGATAGATCACGGAGCTCTCCGTCGACGCGGGCGCGGACGTAGCCGCCCCGGCGCGCCTCCTCGAACACCTCGCGGTGCTCGCCCTTGCGCCCCTGCACCATCGGCGCGGTGATCATCAGCCGCGTGCCCGCGGGCAGCGCCAGCACCTGGTCGGCGATCTGCTCGATGCTCTGCTTGCTGATCTCGCGCCCGCACTTCGGGCAGTGGGGATGGCCGATGCGCGCCCAGAGCAGCCGCAGGTAGTCGTAGATCTCGGTGACCGTGCCCACCGTCGAGCGCGGATTGCGGCTGGTTCCCTTCTGGTCGATGCTGATCGCCGGGCTCAGCCCCTCGATGTGATCGACGTCGGGCTTCTCCATCTGCCCGAGGAACTGGCGCGCGTAGGCGCTCAGTGACTCGACGTAGCGACGCTGTCCCTCGGCGTAGATGGTGTCGAAGGCGAGGCTCGACTTCCCGCTGCCGCTGAGCCCGGTGATGACGATCAGCCGGTCGCGCGGCAGGGTGAGGTCGATACCCTTGAGGTTGTGCTCCCGCGCACCCGTGATGACGATGGACTCGTGCGGCATGGCTCGCTTTAGCCTACCCGGTCATG encodes the following:
- a CDS encoding UPF0182 family protein, with translation MSDFGFDPADLFRKQPPGRRPRVVRSGPLMPRRRRILIAIAVVLIVVLVVAFSLVDLRVQYLFLGNLDHTNVFWTPLLAKIVLFIIGFLLCGALVALNIPGFAAAAGALDRSGGRIAVFAGIALAVVAGIIAGAWLAGQWQEILLWQHHHDFGATDPVFHRDYSFFVFTLPVLDDLQGIAWGAAVVGLLGAIGLAGLCVAVETAPEEVPMPLRPPVGRTPRDGMAAAVRHAGMVLVAIFVLAALGAHYGVFHLTTSDHGNFIGLDAVERNVLRPVLGALQWVAVVFALITVAALVMLRGASAYRAAAVLGGLLAGWLLLAGVAQGVPTAIYRATSVNPNALTAQRSSIADFLSTSRTAWGLSPDRNVVTTQFGTPPGSPPQPPTVADLVADAGTTKNIRIQDFRVLQEVFNQIDRSRSYQTFPSITVDRYPSPNGETEVMLSSREVAEADIPAGSFVNRSFIYTHGYGITAVSVNRVGAEGKPDILAGRQPLQLVAPDAPPDLAVKDPRLYCGLATTQPVVVNTTQKEFDYPSQNGDQTATYGNLPGGIRNPGGLDRLAISLSAFKGFDLFLTSALTSDSRVLLHREVRDRISQLAPFLRLDGDPYVVADPGTGHLQVVADAYVASDLFPEAFRQSDGTSYMRNAVKAVVDARTCQTTLYAVDPSEPLTASYSDIYPGLFQPISSMPESLRSHLRYPEDLFKAQAQAYGSVHITDPDVLFNRSDLFRVAQEIIGGNTQDTQPYYVELTLPGDKGASFVLLQAFSPAQSGGGGAGSNVMTALLAARCDYSTGSPKMVAIRLNNADNVLGPLQFDNNINTDPVISPEISLLSQGGSSVFLGNVIVLPFNNHSFLYVRPLYVQAAGGSFPQLRYVIVGTQSRIAQGTNLPDALQNLFGQPIPVPGLGAPSSAAPSPGASATPLPGGTGVTLPPQVLAIVNDLIQHNTNAQQAIARGDYVTYGKEQDAVQKDLDRLRQLVGSGATVVPTPSASASPGASPSPH
- the uvrA gene encoding excinuclease ABC subunit UvrA; this encodes MPHESIVITGAREHNLKGIDLTLPRDRLIVITGLSGSGKSSLAFDTIYAEGQRRYVESLSAYARQFLGQMEKPDVDHIEGLSPAISIDQKGTSRNPRSTVGTVTEIYDYLRLLWARIGHPHCPKCGREISKQSIEQIADQVLALPAGTRLMITAPMVQGRKGEHREVFEEARRGGYVRARVDGELRDLSDTITLDKKYKHDIEIVVDRVVIGPELSSRLNDSLEQASKLADGVILIIPVDESSGLSQMLFSQDYACVYDGISMEEPAPRNFSFNSPHGACTVCTGLGLRMEVDEEAVVPDPSLSIMGGALAGWTRGPSQRWLAEVVDAVAARYRIPVDAPWRDLNDAQRKVILHGLPKDETVRMRYVSHSGRARHFEAHYEGVIPNLQRRYRETDSDWVKQEIERLMMQRPCPACAGRRLKPEFLAVTVDGMSIADFCAQSVVAALCRLDELHLTEREALIARQILKEIRERLGFLNDVGLDYLTLDRSAQTLSGGEAQRIRLATQIGSKLMGVLYVLDEPSIGLHQSDNRKLIDTLVALRDIGNTLIVVEHDEETIRSADYVVDIGPGAGEHGGHVVAAGTLEEVLATPDSVTAQYLRGDRGVPVPHRRRGGGPGALTVRGARANNLRDIDVSFPLGTFTCVTGVSGSGKSTLVNDVLYRRLAQHLHHARERPGRHSGIDGLDAVDKVINVDQSPIGRTPRSNPATYVGVFTYIRELFAQLPEARVRGYKPGRFSFNVSGGRCEACQGDGMIKIEMHFLPDIYVTCEVCKGRRYNREALEVRFRGKSIADVLAMTVDEAAVLFENQPRIARKMHTLQDVGLGYIRLGQPATQLSGGEAQRVKLSTELSRRDTGRTVYILDEPTTGLHFADVEKLLGVLHRLVDAGNTVIVIEHNLDVIKTADRVIDLGPQGGDRGGEVIASGTPEEVAASPISATGRYLRPLLPEAPRRAAVARPRAASRRRPRGTEPAAAAV